The following coding sequences lie in one Sorghum bicolor cultivar BTx623 chromosome 6, Sorghum_bicolor_NCBIv3, whole genome shotgun sequence genomic window:
- the LOC8063969 gene encoding uncharacterized protein LOC8063969 isoform X1: protein MRPSDDRAQLSGFAQSDESTLDVEGHCYHQQSFPCSPSMQPIASGCTHTENSAAYFLWPTSNLQHCAAEGRANYFANLSKGLLPKSGKLPKGQQANSLLDLMTIRAFHSKILRCFSLGTAVGFRIRKGVLTDIPAILCFVARKVHKKWLNPTQCLPAIVEGPGGIWCDVDVVEFSYYGAPAQTPKEQMFTELVDKLCGSDECIGSGSQVASQDTFGTLGAIVKRRTGNKQIGFLTNRHVAVDLDYPNQKMYHPLPPNLGPGVYLGAVERATSFITDDVWYGIYAGTNPETFVRADGAFIPFAHDFDISTVSTTVRGVGDIGDVKFIDLQCPLNSLIGRQVCKIGRSSGHTTGTVMAYALEYNDEKGISFFTDLLVVGENRQTFDLEGDSGSLIILTGQDSEKPRPIGIIWGGTANRGRLKLRCDHGPENWTSGVDLGRLLDRLELDLIITSESLKDAVQQQRLAMVAAANSAVGESSTAAVPVPEEKVEELYEPLGIKIEQLPRHDVSASGTEGEEAAVVNVEERQFISNFVGMSPVRGDQDAPRQIANLNNPSEEELAMSLHLGDREPKRLRTDTESDLDLEK from the exons ATGAGGCCTTCAGATGACAGGGCGCAGCTTTCAGGCTTTGCACAATCAGATGAATCGACACTTGATGTGGAGGGACATTGCTACCATCAACAGTCATTCCCTTGTTCTCCATCAATGCAACCAATTGCTTCTGGGTGCACACACACAGAGAACAGCGCGGCATACTTCTTATGGCCAACATCAAACCTACAGCATTGTGCAGCCGAGGGGCGTGCAAACTACTTTGCCAACCTTTCAAAAGGACTTCTCCCGAAGTCTGGCAAGTTGCCCAAGGGCCAGCAAGCAAATAGCTTGCTTGACCTGATGACTATAAGAGCTTTCCATAGCAAGATATTGCGGTGTTTCAGCCTTGGAACGGCGGTGGGCTTCCGCATCAGGAAAGGGGTTCTGACAGATATCCCCGCAATTCTTTGCTTTGTTGCTCGCAAAGTTCACAAGAAGTGGCTTAATCCGACCCAATGCCTTCCTGCCATTGTTGAG GGTCCAGGAGGTATTTGGTGTGATGTTGATGTTGTTGAGTTTTCATACTATGGTGCACCAGCTCAAACTCCAAAAGAGCAAATGTTCACTGAGCTTGTTGATAAGCTGTGTGGCAGTGATGAATGTATTGGCTCCGGCTCTCAG GTTGCAAGTCAGGACACTTTTGGAACTTTGGGTGCCATTGTAAAACGGCGAACTGGCAACAAGCAGATAGGTTTCCTCACCAACCGACATGTTGCGGTTGACTTGGACTACCCAAACCAGAAGATGTATCATCCATTGCCACCCAACCTTGGGCCTGGTGTTTATCTTGGAGCTGTCGAAAGGGCAACATCTTTCATCACGGATGATGTTTGGTATGGAATCTATGCTGGAACAAACCCAG AGACATTTGTACGTGCCGATGGGGCATTCATCCCATTTGCTCATGACTTTGACATCTCCACAGTCTCAACCACAGTTAGGGGTGTTGGTGACATTGGGGATGTCAAATTTATAGATCTGCAGTGTCCACTTAATAGCCTCATAGGGAGGCAAGTATGCAAAATCGGCAGAAGTTCTGGTCACACAACTGGAACTGTGATGGCTTATGCCCTTGAGTACAATGACGAGAAAGGAATAAGTTTCTTCACTGACCTCCTTGTTGTTGGTGAGAACCGCCAAACGTTTGATCTAGAAGGTGATAGTGGAAGCCTTATTATCCTGACTGGCCAGGACAGCGAGAAGCCGCGTCCTATCGGGATAATATGGGGTGGAACAGCAAACCGTGGGAGGCTAAAGCTTAGGTGTGACCATGGCCCTGAAAATTGGACCAGTGGTGTTGACCTTGGCCGCCTTCTGGATCGTCTTGAACTTGATCTTATCATAACCAGTGAATCACTCAAAG ATGCTGTGCAGCAGCAAAGGCTTGCGATGGTGGCCGCAGCGAACTCTGCTGTTGGGGAGTCGTCAACTGCAGCTGTTCCTGTCCCGGAAGAAAAGGTGGAGGAGCTCTACGAGCCTTTGGGGATTAAAATTGAGCAGCTGCCTCGGCACGACGTTTCAGCCTCTGGGACTGAAGGGGAGGAGGCAGCTGTGGTCAACGTGGAAGAGCGCCAGTTCATCTCAAACTTTGTGGGCATGTCCCCCGTGCGCGGTGACCAAGATGCTCCAAGGCAAATTGCCAACCTGAACAATCCATCAGAGGAAGAGCTCGCCATGTCGCTGCACCTAGGCGACCGGGAGCCCAAGCGGCTTCGCACAGACACAGAATCCGACCTCGACCTGGAGAAGTGA
- the LOC8063969 gene encoding uncharacterized protein LOC8063969 isoform X2, with product MFTELVDKLCGSDECIGSGSQVASQDTFGTLGAIVKRRTGNKQIGFLTNRHVAVDLDYPNQKMYHPLPPNLGPGVYLGAVERATSFITDDVWYGIYAGTNPETFVRADGAFIPFAHDFDISTVSTTVRGVGDIGDVKFIDLQCPLNSLIGRQVCKIGRSSGHTTGTVMAYALEYNDEKGISFFTDLLVVGENRQTFDLEGDSGSLIILTGQDSEKPRPIGIIWGGTANRGRLKLRCDHGPENWTSGVDLGRLLDRLELDLIITSESLKDAVQQQRLAMVAAANSAVGESSTAAVPVPEEKVEELYEPLGIKIEQLPRHDVSASGTEGEEAAVVNVEERQFISNFVGMSPVRGDQDAPRQIANLNNPSEEELAMSLHLGDREPKRLRTDTESDLDLEK from the exons ATGTTCACTGAGCTTGTTGATAAGCTGTGTGGCAGTGATGAATGTATTGGCTCCGGCTCTCAG GTTGCAAGTCAGGACACTTTTGGAACTTTGGGTGCCATTGTAAAACGGCGAACTGGCAACAAGCAGATAGGTTTCCTCACCAACCGACATGTTGCGGTTGACTTGGACTACCCAAACCAGAAGATGTATCATCCATTGCCACCCAACCTTGGGCCTGGTGTTTATCTTGGAGCTGTCGAAAGGGCAACATCTTTCATCACGGATGATGTTTGGTATGGAATCTATGCTGGAACAAACCCAG AGACATTTGTACGTGCCGATGGGGCATTCATCCCATTTGCTCATGACTTTGACATCTCCACAGTCTCAACCACAGTTAGGGGTGTTGGTGACATTGGGGATGTCAAATTTATAGATCTGCAGTGTCCACTTAATAGCCTCATAGGGAGGCAAGTATGCAAAATCGGCAGAAGTTCTGGTCACACAACTGGAACTGTGATGGCTTATGCCCTTGAGTACAATGACGAGAAAGGAATAAGTTTCTTCACTGACCTCCTTGTTGTTGGTGAGAACCGCCAAACGTTTGATCTAGAAGGTGATAGTGGAAGCCTTATTATCCTGACTGGCCAGGACAGCGAGAAGCCGCGTCCTATCGGGATAATATGGGGTGGAACAGCAAACCGTGGGAGGCTAAAGCTTAGGTGTGACCATGGCCCTGAAAATTGGACCAGTGGTGTTGACCTTGGCCGCCTTCTGGATCGTCTTGAACTTGATCTTATCATAACCAGTGAATCACTCAAAG ATGCTGTGCAGCAGCAAAGGCTTGCGATGGTGGCCGCAGCGAACTCTGCTGTTGGGGAGTCGTCAACTGCAGCTGTTCCTGTCCCGGAAGAAAAGGTGGAGGAGCTCTACGAGCCTTTGGGGATTAAAATTGAGCAGCTGCCTCGGCACGACGTTTCAGCCTCTGGGACTGAAGGGGAGGAGGCAGCTGTGGTCAACGTGGAAGAGCGCCAGTTCATCTCAAACTTTGTGGGCATGTCCCCCGTGCGCGGTGACCAAGATGCTCCAAGGCAAATTGCCAACCTGAACAATCCATCAGAGGAAGAGCTCGCCATGTCGCTGCACCTAGGCGACCGGGAGCCCAAGCGGCTTCGCACAGACACAGAATCCGACCTCGACCTGGAGAAGTGA
- the LOC8063970 gene encoding lecithin-cholesterol acyltransferase-like 4: MTLLEELFRAIELWLRIAKEQVPLVDPTLDPVLLVPGIAGSILEAVDEEGNKERVWVRILAAEHEFREKLWSKFDASTGKTVSVNEKTRITVPEDRYGLYAIDTLDPDLIIGDDTVYYYHDMIVEMIKWGYQEGKTLFGFGYDFRQSNRLSETLDRFSKKLESVYTSSGGKKINLITHSMGGLLVKCFISLHSDVFEKYVKSWIAIAAPFQGAPGYITTSLLNGMSFVEGWESRFFISKWCMQKLLLECPSIYELLANPNFKWKDTPLLQIWRENLDNDGKKSALLESYEPEEAIKMIEKALSSNEIIADGMHIPVPLNLDILNWAKETYDLLSSTKLPESVKFYNIYGIDYDTPHTVCYGSEKHPVSNLSHLLYAQGKYVYVDGDGSVPTESAKADGFDAVARVGVAADHRGIVCSHHVFRIVQHWLHAGEPDPFYDPLTDYVILPALYDIEKHCEKHGDVMSVTEDWEIISQSDGRTTRPGELPPMISTLTTSREGKEGTLEEAQATVVVHPEKQGRQHVEVRAVGVSHGG, translated from the exons ATGACGTTACTGGAGGAGTTGTTCCGGGCGATAGAGCTCTGGCTTCGGATTGCAAAGGAGCAGGTGCCCTTGGTCGATCCCACCCTTGACCCAGTGTTACTTGTTCCTGGTATTGCTGGCTCCATCCTTGAAGCTGTCGATGAGGAAGGAAACAAGGAGAGAGTTTGGGTGCGCATCCTTGCTGCTGAGCATGAGTTCAGAGAGAAGCTCTGGTCCAAATTCGATGCCTCCACTG GTAAAACTGTTTCTGTTAACGAGAAAACAAGAATTACTGTCCCTGAGGACAGATATGGTTTGTACGCCATTGACACATTAGACCCAGACCTG ATCATTGGTGATGACACTGTGTACTACTATCATGACATGATAGTGGAAATGATTAAGTGGGGATATCAAGAAGGAAAAACTCTCTTTGGATTTGGTTACGATTTCCGTCAAAGCAATAG GCTCTCAGAGACACTTGACAGATTTTCCAAAAAGCTGGAGTCAGTGTACACATCTTCTGGTGGAAAAAAGATCAATCTCATTACCCATTCCATGGGGGGATTACTTGTGAAATGTTTCATCTCTCTGCACAGTGAT GTATTTGAAAAATATGTGAAGAGTTGGATCGCAATTGCTGCACCATTCCAAG GTGCCCCTGGGTACATAACTACTAGTCTGCTGAATGGAATGTCTTTCGTTGAAGGATGGGAATCAAGATTCTTTATTTCCAAATGGTGTATGCAGAAATTG CTACTTGAGTGCCCATCAATCTATGAGTTGCTGGCGAACCCTAACTTCAAGTGGAAAGACACCCCACTGCTACAGATTTGGAGAGAAAATTTGGATAACGATGGCAAGAAAAGTGCCCTGTTAGAGTCATATGAGCCTGAGGAAGCAATTAAGATGATTGAAAAGGCTCTTTCCAGTAATGAG ATCATTGCTGATGGCATGCATATTCCGGTGCCCCTTAATTTGGATATATTGAATTGGGCAAAGGAAACTTATGATCTTTTAAGCAGTACAAAGCTTCCGGAATCAGTGAAATTCTACAATATTTATGGGATTGATTATGATACTCCACATACTGTCTG CTATGGCAGTGAAAAGCATCCGGTTTCAAATCTTAGTCACCTCTTATATGCTCAG GGAAAATATGTCTATGTTGATGGTGACGGGTCTGTTCCCACAGAATCAGCAAAG GCAGACGGATTTGATGCAGTAGCAAGAGTTGGTGTTGCTGCTGACCACCGGGGAATCGTCTGCAGTCACCATGTGTTCCGGATCGTCCAGCACTGGCTGCACGCAGGAGAACCTGACCCGTTCTATGACCCGCTGACCGACTACGTTATACTCCCAGCACTCTATGACATAGAGAAGCATTGTGAGAAACATGGGGATGTCATGTCAGTTACGGAGGACTGGGAGATCATCTCCCAGAGTGACGGCAGGACCACGAGGCCAGGTGAGCTTCCTCCTATGATCAGCACACTGACCACTAGTCGGGAAGGCAAGGAGGGCACACTGGAAGAGGCACAGGCCACCGTGGTCGTTCACCCAGAGAAACAAGGGCGGCAGCATGTGGAAGTTAGGGCTGTGGGTGTCAGCCATGGTGGCTAA
- the LOC8063971 gene encoding cysteine-rich and transmembrane domain-containing protein A, producing the protein MSYQAPPPGTAAYPPPGTAYPPPGQQAYPPPGQQAYPPPGQQAYPPPAYGAPPPMAAGGYPPPPPPQQQQQDSKGGSNDGFLKGCLAALCCCCMLDMCF; encoded by the exons ATGAGCTACCAGGCTCCTCCTCCCGGCACCGCCG CCTACCCGCCGCCGGGCACGGCCTACCCTCCGCCGGGCCAGCAGGCGTACCCTCCGCCGGGCCAGCAGGCGTACCCTCCGCCGGGCCAGCAGGCGTACCCGCCGCCTGCCTACGGCGCGCCGCCACCCATGGCCGCCGGCGGgtacccgccgccgccgccaccgcagcagcagcagcaggactcCAAGGGCGGCAGCAACGACGGCTTCTTGAAAGGATG CTTGGCCgcgctctgctgctgctgcatgctCGACATGTGCTTCTGA
- the LOC110436524 gene encoding APO protein 1, chloroplastic — protein sequence MEIVNSVYFGFIGVSTTRINKTVKVGSQPHQIGWKLRRTCCEYSPGTSRKKQEKYEEQPQNVDLPELHPKNKKKPFPVPIKKMLQASRRDKRLAQMHIEKPLEPPKNGLLVPELVPVAHEVLDNWKVLIRGLSQLLNVVTVYGCRKCPQVHVGPVGHQIQDCYGSGSQRRNSHHSWARGSINDVLIPIESYHLFDPFGRRVKHDTRFDYDRIPAIVELCIQAGVDLPQYPSRRRTAPVRMIGKKVIDRGEFVDEPKPHRSEDCVSLLAELDTFNNQQGQSPSPSNVQELAERTLKAYLNVRRGVEQLMSKYTVKACGYCSEVHVGPWGHNVKLCGAFKHQWRDGKHGWQDAVVDEVIPPNYVWHVPDPSGPPLRSSLRSFYGKAPAVVELCVQAGAEIPDEYRPMMRTDIVVPDSEEARMAA from the exons ATGGAGATTGTGAACA GTGTTTACTTCGGCTTCATAGGCGTCAGCACAACTAGAATAAACAAGACAGTGAAG GTAGGATCCCAACCACACCAGATTGGCTGGAAGCTAAGAAGGACATGTTGCGAGTACTCTCCTGGTACTTCTAGAAAGAAGCAGGAGAAGTATGAGGAACAACCACAGAACGTCGATCTTCCAGAATTACatccaaaaaacaaaaagaaaccctttccTGTTCCTATTAAAAAGATGTTGCAAGCTTCTCGGCGAGATAAGAGGCTTGCACAAATGCATATAGAGAAGCCTCTTGAACCCCCAAAGAATGGTTTGCTTGTGCCAGAGCTTGTTCCGGTTGCTCATGAAGTCCTTGATAACTGGAAAGTGCTCATCAGAGGGCTATCTCAACTTCTGAATGTTGTTACAGTTTATGGCTGCAG AAAGTGCCCTCAAGTTCATGTTGGTCCAGTTGGCCACCAGATCCAAGACTGCTACGGTTCAGGAAGCCAGCGTCGGAACAGTCATCACTCTTGGGCCAGAGGTTCCATCAATGATGTCCTCATCCCAATTGAGTCTTACCATCTTTTTGACCCATTTGGACGGAGAGTGAAGCATGATACTAGGTTTGATTATGACAGGATTCCAGCAATTGTTGAGCTATGCATTCAGGCTGGTGTTGACTTACCACAATATCCCTCAAGGCGACGGACTGCTCCTGTCCGGATGATAGGCAAGAAGGTGATTGACCGTGGTGAGTTTGTTGATGAGCCTAAGCCACACCGGTCAGAAGACTGTGTATCTCTACTTGCTGAGCTCGACACATTCAACAACCAACAAGGCCAGTCGCCTTCaccatcaaatgtgcaagagctcGCCGAGAGGACACTGAAAGCATACCTCAATGTTCGGCGAGGCGTTGAGCAGCTGATGAGCAAGTACACTGTGAAAGCATGTGGGTACTGCTCTGAGGTCCATGTCGGTCCATGGGGCCACAATGTGAAGCTTTGCGGGGCTTTCAAGCACCAGTGGCGAGATGGCAAGCATGGGTGGCAGGACGCGGTGGTTGATGAGGTCATCCCTCCCAACTACGTGTGGCATGTTCCTGACCCCAGTGGCCCTCCTCTCAGATCCTCTCTCAGGAGTTTCTATGGCAAAGCTCCAGCTGTCGTGGAACTGTGTGTGCAGGCAGGGGCTGAAATACCTGACGAGTATCGGCCCATGATGAGGACTGACATTGTCGTCCCAGACTCTGAGGAAGCTCGGATGGCTGCATAA
- the LOC8072344 gene encoding myristoylated alanine-rich C-kinase substrate: MRGSNGEGRHHHSSAAAVSWSGQQQQLSSHAEPVSPASSSAVVIIAMAREEELKRIDLKVNVSCCDGCRRKVMKAMSLKGVLRTEIQPSHDRVTVVGDVDVKVLVKKLAKVGKIAELLPPAPAASEQGKKQRDDGGRKDGDKATPAQAEEKCKGNDDGGDKAAPGKHEGCKKCAREAAARAMPEGNNGDHGSMKKQAPSSKDDAAAAGGWSGEEGGDADAFGAKPLAVAADQHHAQAPQPQAQVQVQQHYHRAEPAMVVPVQVPAYYPPPAAAAVPYFGYYGMPPPPPPMPMAPLAQRHPQVRPQPSRFDEDYFNDDNTVGCSVM, encoded by the exons ATGCGCGGCAGCAACGGCGAAGGGCGTCATCACCACTCATCAGCAGCAGCAGTCAGCTGGTCtggtcagcagcagcagctcagcTCCCACGCAGAGCCAGtctctccggcgagctccagcgCCGTAGTCATCATCGCCATGGCTAGGGAAGAAGAGCTCAAG AGGATTGACCTGAAGGTGAACGTGAGCTGCTGCGACGGCTGCAGGAGGAAGGTGATGAAGGCGATGAGCCTCAAAG GCGTGCTGAGGACGGAGATCCAGCCGTCGCACGACCGGGTGACCGTCGTGGGCGACGTGGACGTCAAGGTCCTGGTGAAGAAGCTGGCCAAGGTCGGCAAGATCGCCGAGCTGTTGCCTCCGGCGCCGGCAGCTTCTGAACAGGGCAAGAAGCAGCGCGATGACGGCGGCAGGAAGGACGGCGACAAGGCGACCCCGGCGCAGGCTGAGGAGAAGTGCAAGGGCAACGACGACGGCGGTGACAAGGCTGCGCCGGGAAAGCATGAGGGGTGCAAGAAGTGCGCGCGCGAGGCCGCCGCACGCGCCATGCCCGAGGGCAACAATGGTGACCACGGCAGCATGAAGAAGCAGGCGCCGTCGTCCAAGgatgacgccgccgccgccggtggctGGAGCGGCGAGGAAGGCGGCGACGCCGACGCATTCGGCGCCAAGCCCTTGGCGGTGGCGGCCGATCAGCACCACGCGCAGGCGCCACAGCCGCAGGCGCAGGTGCAGGTGCAGCAGCACTACCACCGCGCGGAGCCGGCGATGGTAGTGCCGGTGCAGGTACCGGCCTACTACCCGCCACCGGCCGCCGCGGCAGTGCCGTACTTCGGCTACTACGGCATGCCCCCTCCCCCGCCGCCGATGCCGATGGCGCCGCTCGCCCAGCGGCACCCGCAGGTCCGGCCGCAGCCGTCCCGCTTCGACGAGGACTACTTCAACGACGACAACACGGTCGGCTGCAGCGTCATGTGA